The following DNA comes from Pseudomonadota bacterium.
CAAAAACACGCCTAGAAGGGGCCGTATCGATGCATAATCACGTTTTTTTGAACAACGAAACAAAGCGCATAGCCAATTCCTGCTCGCAACTAGTGTCGTTTACCAGGACCTTGGCAAGCGGCTCAGGAGGCTCAAAGTTTTTGGCGATAGCGGCGGCATACTCGGCCGATACGGGGGTCCCTCTTTGCATTAACCTCTGCACTATCATCTCCTGCGGCGCCGTAACCCACACAAATTCAATCGGTGGGTAGGCGCTCCTAATCGCTATGCGGTGTCTCTCCTTGTAGGCACCCTGATGCAGGATAAGTCGGGGATATCTCTGCAGCAGTCCTGCTATCTCGCTGCGCACAACAGCAAAGAACTCATCTCGCATCTCATCTGTAAACGACTGCCCCTCAGCGATCGCAGTGCGCATAGCTGGTGTTATGTGGTGGTCTAGATCGTAAATCTCATATCTAAATCGCCTGGCAAGCACCTCTGCACAGAAGTTCTTACCGGCACCGGCAAAACCAAAGAGGAATACGACAGATGGAAGGTGGTATCCATCCTCGACTGTAAAATACGATGAATCACCGCTATTCATAGTGGGTAACTAGTCAGCATAAACTAAGTACGATCGCACACGTAGATGCTCTGTACCAACCCCTCAGGGGTCGATTTGCAGATCAAATCGGGGGTGACAATACTAACTATTCACAAAATCTGCCGTCCCCGATCAGGGGACGACAAGAAAGGGGCAGCTCCGTACAAAGACCGCCTCCTATAAGCATTAACGCATACAACGATAAAACATGGTGAATAGTTACCATAGTGGTAATATAAATCTGATACCCATTACTCTCTAGGGACCAGGCGGCGGACAATTAGCACAGCTAAGTTGAATTCTCACGGCGTCCTCCGATGTGATATTGAGCTGTGTGGCGCCAGAAAACTGCGCTGTTACGCCATTCGCAATGGTCAGAGGCCCTACTAACGGGAATCCGCTTGCTCGCACGAGCGCCTGTACCTGCACATTTTGGGCGGCTTCCGGTCCAGTGTTCTCGATCTTTACATCAATTGACTTTATCTGCGTAGTTGAACCCTCAACCCAACTCTTTGCGGGGCCAAAGACTATCCTCAGGTTAGCGCTAGCAAGAGTTGGCCCCGGTGCTCGATCAAAGATTCCGAGCATCCGCACCGGAATGATAAAGACAGAGATAACAACCAAGACCACCACCCATCCTCCATACTCCTCCATCCATCTAGGAAGACGTACCCCACGACCTTTCTGGTTGCGATCAAGTCCAACTTGCAGCGGATCTCGCTCGGGCCTTTGATTATTAGGGTTAGTATCATCTGCCATATCGGTGCTCTGCTCCTGTAATACCCAAGCCATTCTAGACCTAGCAATCTAGTGCTAACAACCCGGCATAGGACAACGCTGCGGCAACTCGCGCGGTGTAGGAAGAGGTTGCTCATCAGGTGCCGGAGGTTGATGTGGGCGGGTGGGCGCCTGTCGTTGAGGTGCCTGTCGTTGAGGCGGCGGAGCAACCGGTGGTGGCATAGGGGGCGCTATTGGAGCCGCTATTGAACCAAGCCACAGGCCTCGTGCCGGAACCACTAGATCCCTGAGCAAACCGGCGCTTGTAGCGATAATACTGCCTGCCATACGCTTACCTATAGATTAAAAAGCCTGTTCCCTCTCCCTGCAACACAGATAAAGCTCTATAACACATGTTCCCTAGGTAAAAACATAAGGGTCTTGTTAGTCTCGCTCCATACTCCAGTGAGGGTTTCTGATATGTGCGGCAGCACATGCCGGTCCCATAACTGCTCTGCTATCTTTAGCCTGCCCTGCTCGCTTGGGAGCGTTTTTTTCCGAGCCCCGATAATCTGTAACTCCATCGAGTGCGTGTCTATAAGTAGTTGTGGCTTCTCACTCCAGGCATAGCGATCGACTAGACAGAGGCAGCTGTACTCAGACTCCTTGGCGGCCCGAGCACGCAGGATCTTATGCTGACGGTACGACTCGTGCAACATCAGTCTCGAATTCGTTTGGCCGGGTGTTAATCCACACTTCCAGGCATCATAGCGAAACATAAAGAGATCAAGCATATTTAGCAGCCCCTCCGCTGCTGTAGCAACGATCTCACACCCCTCAGCAAGTGGAGCAAGCAGCTTAATACGGGCCTCAGTAATCTGCTCTGCTGACATCGCTTCATAACAACTATCGAACTCCATCGCACGCCAGGCATGATGCACACGTCCAAGGGCATCCTGCCACAGATCTGTAGCATCCTCTTTAGCGGGCTCCCATTCATAATATGGAGCGGAACCCTTCGGGTATGCCGCCACCGCACCGCCAAAGGCTACCGAGAGATTAGCAAGCATCAGAGGTGGCAATCCGGCTGCTTTACTCTCTTGCGCTAAGGACTCCAGATTAAATCCTGGCACACAGGCATCTAGCACCCCGGGATCATCACAGGCCGGACGAAACTCCTCTAGCGATGACATGATATGCCGTCGTACGATCCTGACCGGTAGTAAGGCGCTTAGCTCTAAGCCCCCAGTGAAGTGATTATTCGCAAGGAAGAGGCAATAGGGCTCCATTCGTCCACCGCTTACTTTCTCTACCGGGAGGGAGTATTGTGGGGCCCCGTGAAAGACTATCCACCCTGCTCGCATCGCAACAATTGATACCCCTGAGAACTGCTCTACAGCCCCTCCATAGGAGCCGTAGGCCTCTTTATACCAAGCAGCTCCCTGCCGCCCTCCAAAGAAGAGCCGATCCATGCGGGGCGAAGCTAAGAGTAATCCAGAGCCTGGAGTTTGATTTATATTGCTGGCCTTCATGCGCCAAGCCTCCTCAAATGAGGCCTCTCCAAATTTTGCTAAAAGGCTGCTGTCCTGTCCCCTAATACGTCTCGCTTCAGCGCTGAATCGATCGAAGTTCAAAACATACTTCAAGGAGCGTGTGACGATCGTCTCTGCACGCTGCTGCGCCTCCTTGCTGGCTTTTTCGAACCGCTCTCCTCCAAGAAATGGTGGGCTGTTGTACGCCCCAAATTGATAGAGGAACCCTCCTGCACGCTGCTGGGCATAGGGATCTGTGGTGGTAAGGTAGGTGACGAGATTATTGTCAACAGCGGTTCTGTACCTACGTTGCTCAAAAACAGTCTCCAGCATCTCTTCAAAGGTGTTTAAGCCTAAGTTCCGATCCTCGATAAAGAGCAGCACTAGCTTACGCATGGACATCAAGAAATTTGCCTTGCCAATGCTGTTGGAATCCCAAGAAACTTCTAATAGATCAATAATATGTTGCGTCACACTCGACGCTGCATTAGAACCAAACCGTTGAGTCGCAAGCATAACTGCTCGTACCGCATAATTATGAGTCTGTTCTGGTCCCCATTCCACGATCCTAAGCAACCTCTTGAGATTCTCAGTATGGGTAAAGTGCTGCGGCAACTCAGCCCGCTTTAACAGCCCCATGCTAACAAGCGTATCCTTAGTCGATGGACCCAGTGCCCGCCAATAGGAATTGGCTGCATAGGGAAGTGCCTCCAGGATCAGAGCTGCCTGCGCCTCCTGATCATGGACGGGAACGGAATTGATATGAATAGCCGCCCTATA
Coding sequences within:
- a CDS encoding AAA family ATPase — translated: MNSGDSSYFTVEDGYHLPSVVFLFGFAGAGKNFCAEVLARRFRYEIYDLDHHITPAMRTAIAEGQSFTDEMRDEFFAVVRSEIAGLLQRYPRLILHQGAYKERHRIAIRSAYPPIEFVWVTAPQEMIVQRLMQRGTPVSAEYAAAIAKNFEPPEPLAKVLVNDTSCEQELAMRFVSLFKKT